A window of Plasmodium sp. gorilla clade G2 genome assembly, contig: PADLG01_00_60, whole genome shotgun sequence contains these coding sequences:
- a CDS encoding erythrocyte binding like protein 1, putative yields MLFLYISCNIQTESSQSTDSRDSEGKDSSKGDQSPPVISEDIKNEEKEGQVSERSTEIKDNRESAPSTSVVNIDTGSSQSSNSSDSDSTVLSGREPKDVNIPTYESVKENEEGEIEENASSKSIEIDQASPEQNNHIDSSQNVIKDSNHQDKEIINSPSTEKNIEEIQHKTSDTDGHESKIESEIEPKESMEESSLNKREIENAARGDHKPESVESAEIPQSQIPNSHNGGTIVSESQVQDSSENTMSTESTHTDNKNFRTSVDIQPSLTDDEKTVSSVGDRDAEDRSNLNKDPEQIEKNKSSHSDREDKDISENEVQDSLGGTTIIESTPTDNEDLKTSVHNQPSVIENETVESSDGVGDTNDRSNLSTDTEQIENNTSSHSDIHHSNKEGGSGSENLTQDSPTDHWESVTPSNIDMDPKPNEASLITPVDQVDSSMESELESGGKIGDLYKGDKQSENILNKDKDVVEIEKAPDSHANESDTHDEEDTRRGISDDSSTVHEIDSKENLHQESLISEKGHEEGNIKNEPGNEEDSSISLSQEKINDSEGRENIEDPKMSERGDDNESDIGNIVSVDPESTIISSPNDTEGIKSSEELKSKEYTSVDLNNRGENNQQENLVSNSPQLELEREKLENADSSHESEVSSISEVGEASTRYHKENSETDEGEESGTNPEEGSVTDKEQKSRTNHEGDNETDEGEERGANHEEGSVTDKEQESRTNNEEDNESGEVQQSLENNEASETHEEQSASEKIKLIEPTSNMVLPSTSLHESDKEKLEKHHDEPNTNGELSHTDQNTSQYRPSESEEVMTNKPDQMEMTSEPSSQYIEKGIDVSDTTENQHIDEESNHIIPLVNKNSEGDTVTIPPTRTVMESGSLDSRNEQKVEENDDRHITDDQRKDDTIVNPSPNGLNEHGEMSNDSIKSETITESSLAEDDQMIEGIHGKGSEKKNIIDAPQESSIEVGKQMEGHMSNVNTPEELARVADESKLQEEKEGSKDDGDKRTVSEDTIGVEDPNRIDENQNLEEKDESSSKGITNNSLEGRVDTEKKDEPSSKGTTNNSLDGRTDEGENEKLDENPESNSNNTISTEQIELVKEKEIHEPNELDTHNGEQEEIIRDEIPAERMGEENSTDNEKEQLNPEDERNMKDEIINKGEKGNLEENLNISSDTLENTTGKEKVKIEHTDSPEESDSDMEGIYKHKGIENQITEIETRSVEKHDIHIPENSKETQVDNYKADMEEEKDVNINQMIKESEKVSEISSDTTASHSEKPNDEELLVNVVDSKNAQKEGDSIQTIPDVSNSENEVNNDNTLSKDGFSEIEKPVSEIDENAKGLLNEKRTEGDNALVQNKIEHDIQNTEVIDQIKGKRDYEEDEKVNFVRLPEKNEEQRSDVTKGIVPGSVDVIEKTSHESLDSHEKNQEELKVSEDIEYPVGTDISGIDSETRDSVTIYQKPTDTFVENVYGLSQDYKSLSENEKKIIINEPKEKLQNLLGGMVHVLQNKNIDDDQSGRSSIPLYDKELVDDKNHLNDNSYNNNINNEVQCEKNCGRKENVSSFDDTVTLKDVKQNREDTEETKLIENEKIDNTKVKDGIHMTSYNKPSNILVHNYDDIKKEAIKNEEKKDTEQSKKEEKDVKHYDSENDNNNLSNYTKIKENIEKFYKYIKNILNLTDINNDIEKKDMQRYNLNNYTNIKGNMLF; encoded by the coding sequence ATGCTGTTCCTCTACATCAGTTGTAATATACAAACTGAAAGCAGTCAATCTACTGATTCTAGAGATAGTGAAGGAAAAGATTCAAGTAAAGGTGATCAATCTCCTCCTGTTATTTctgaagatataaaaaatgaggaAAAAGAAGGGCAGGTATCTGAACGTTCAACTGAAATTAAAGATAACAGAGAATCTGCTCCTTCTACATCAGTTGTTAATATAGATACTGGAAGCAGTCAGTCTTCTAATTCTAGCGATAGTGATTCTACAGTATTAAGTGGTAGAGAACCTAAAGATGTAAATATTCCTACTTATGAAAGtgttaaagaaaatgaagaaggtGAGATTGAAGAAAATGCAAGTTCAAAAAGTATTGAAATTGATCAAGCATCACCTGAGcaaaataatcatattgaTTCATCACAGAATGTAATTAAGGACTCTAATCACCAGGAtaaggaaataataaattccCCTTCtacagaaaaaaatattgaagaaaTTCAACATAAAACATCTGATACTGATGGTCATGAATCTAAAATTGAAAGTGAAATCGAACCAAAGGAGTCAATGGAGGAATCATCTCTTAATAAAAGAGAAATTGAGAATGCAGCTAGGGGTGATCACAAACCTGAATCAGTAGAAAGCGCTGAAATTCCTCAATCTCAGATTCCTAATTCTCATAATGGAGGTACAATTGTTTCTGAGAGTCAGGTTCAGGATTCTTCAGAAAACACTATGAGTACTGAATCTACACATACTGATAACAAGAATTTTAGAACAAGTGTGGATATTCAACCTTCTCTTACTGATGATGAAAAGACTGTATCGTCTGTTGGTGATAGAGATGCTGAAGATAGATCTAATCTTAATAAAGATCCTGAACAAattgaaaagaataaatcTTCTCATTCTGACAGAGAAGATAAAGATATTTCTGAAAATGAGGTTCAGGATTCTTTAGGAGGGACTACGATTATCGAATCTACACCTACTGATAACGAGGATTTAAAAACAAGTGTGCATAATCAACCATCTGTTATTGAGAATGAAACTGTTGAATCGTCTGATGGTGTTGGGGATACCAACGATAGATCTAATCTTAGTACAGACACTGAAcaaattgaaaataatacatcTTCTCATTCTGATATCCACCATTCTAATAAGGAGGGTGGTAGTGGTTCTGAAAATTTGACTCAGGATTCTCCTACAGATCATTGGGAAAGTGTAACTCCCTCTAATATCGACATGGATCCAAAACCAAATGAAGCAAGCCTTATCACACCTGTTGATCAGGTTGATTCTTCGATGGAAAGTGAATTAGAATCTGGAGGTAAAATTGGGGATTTATATAAAGGGGATAAACAAtctgaaaatattttaaataaggATAAGGATGTTGTAGAGATAGAAAAAGCTCCTGATTCTCATGCCAATGAATCTGATACTCATGATGAAGAGGATACAAGACGAGGTATAAGCGATGATAGTAGTACTGTTCATGAAATTGATTCTAAAGAGAATTTACATCAAGAATCATTAATTTCTGAAAAAGGTCATGAAGAaggtaatattaaaaatgagcCAGGTAATGAAGAGGATTCTTCAATTTCTCTTTCCCAAGAAAAGATCAATGATTCTGAAGGAAGAGAAAATATAGAAGATCCTAAGATGTCTGAAAGAggtgatgataatgaaaGTGATATAGGTAATATTGTATCAGTAGATCCTGAGAGCACTATTATTTCTTCTCCAAATGATACAGAAGGAATAAAAAGTTCAGAAGAATTAAAATCTAAAGAATATACTTCTGTAGATCTTAATAATAGGGGTGAAAATAATCAACAAGAAAATTTAGTTTCCAATTCCCCGCAACTTGAACTTGAAAGagaaaaattagaaaatgCTGATAGTTCTCATGAATCTGAGGTATCAAGTATTTCTGAGGTTGGAGAAGCAAGCACAAGATATCATAAAGAAAACAGTGAAACTGATGAAGGAGAAGAAAGTGGAACAAATCCTGAAGAAGGCAGTGTAACAgataaagaacaaaaaagcAGAACAAATCATGAAGGAGACAATGAAACTGATGAAGGAGAAGAAAGGGGAGCAAATCATGAAGAAGGCAGTGTAACAGATAAAGAACAAGAAAGCAGAACAAACAATGAAGAAGACAATGAAAGTGGTGAAGTACAACAAAGCctagaaaataatgaagCCAGTGAAACTCATGAAGAACAAAGTGCTAgtgagaaaataaaattaattgaaCCTACTAGTAATATGGTGCTACCATCTACGTCATTACATGAAagtgataaagaaaaattagaaaaacaTCATGATGAACCTAATACAAATGGAGAGTTAAGCCATACTGATCAAAATACTTCTCAATATAGACCTAGTGAAAGTGAGGAAGTAATGACGAATAAACCTGATCAAATGGAAATGACATCTGAACCATCATCACAATATATTGAAAAGGGAATTGATGTAAGTGATACTACAGAAAATCAACATATTGATGAAGAAAGCAATCATATAATTCCTTTggttaataaaaatagtgaAGGAGATACTGTAACTATTCCTCCTACAAGGACCGTTATGGAATCTGGATCATTAGATTCAAGGAATGAACAAAAAGttgaagaaaatgatgatagACATATTACAGATGACCAGAGGAAAGATGATACTATTGTTAATCCTTCTCCAAATGGATTGAATGAACATGGGGAAATGTCTAATGATTCTATTAAAAGTGAAACTATAACTGAATCATCATTAGCAGAAGATGACCAAATGATTGAAGGAATTCATGGAAAAGgtagtgaaaaaaaaaacattatagATGCACCTCAAGAAAGTAGCATTGAAGTAGGAAAACAAATGGAAGGGCATATGAGTAATGTGAATACACCAGAAGAATTAGCACGAGTTGCAGATGAAAGTAAATtacaagaagaaaaagaaggaaGTAAGGATGATGGGGATAAACGAACTGTTAGTGAAGATACAATAGGTGTCGAAGATCCTAATAGAATAGATGAAAATCAAAATTTGGAGGAAAAGGATGAATCATCAAGTAAAGGAATTACAAATAATTCTTTAGAAGGAAGAGTTGATACTGAGAAAAAGGATGAACCATCAAGTAAAGGAACTACAAATAATTCTTTAGATGGAAGAACTGATGAGGGGGAAAATGAAAAGTTAGATGAAAATCCAGAATCAAACTCTAACAATACAATATCTACTGAACAAATTGAATTGGTTAAGGAAAAAGAAATTCATGAACCTAATGAATTAGATACACATAATGGAGAGCAAGAAGAAATTATTAGAGATGAAATACCTGCTGAAAGAATGGGCGAAGAAAATTCGACTGATAATGAAAAGGAGCAATTAAATCCGGAAGATGAAAGAAATATGAAAgatgaaattattaataaaggGGAAAAGGGAAATTTAgaagaaaatttaaatatttcttctgATACCTTGGAAAATACTACAGGTAAAGAAAAGGTTAAAATAGAACATACTGATTCACCTGAGGAATCAGATTCTGATATGGAAGGAATTTATAAGCATAAAGGAATAGAAAATCAAATTACTGAAATAGAAACAAGATCTGTAGAAAAACATGATATACATATTCCAGAAAATTCAAAAGAAACTCAAGTTGATAATTACAAGGCAGATATGGAAGAAGAAAAGGAcgtaaatataaatcaaatgATTAAAGAATCTGAAAAAGTATCAGAAATAAGTAGTGACACAACTGCATCTCATTCTGAGAAACCTAATGATGAAGAACTACTTGTGAATGTAGTAGATTCAAAAAATGCACAAAAAGAAGGTGATTCAATTCAAACCATTCCTGATGTTTCAAATTCTGAAAATGAGGTGAATAACGATAATACGTTAAGTAAAGATGGTTTTTCTGAAATAGAAAAACCTGTTAGTGAAATAGATGAAAATGCAAAGggattattaaatgaaaaaagaacaGAGGGTGATAATGCGCTAGTTCAAAATAAGATTGAACATGATATACAGAATACAGAAGTTATAGATCAGATTAAAGGCAAAAGAGATtatgaagaagatgaaaaagTTAATTTTGTGAGATTAcctgaaaaaaatgaagaacaaAGAAGTGACGTTACAAAGGGAATTGTTCCTGGTAGTGTTGATGTAATTGAAAAAACGTCACATGAAAGTTTAGATTCTCATGAAAAAAATCAAGAAGAATTAAAAGTGTCTGAAGATATAGAATATCCTGTTGGAACAGATATATCAGGAATTGATAGTGAAACTCGTGATTCAGTTACGATTTATCAAAAACCTACAGATACTTTTGTAGAAAATGTATATGGATTATCACAGGATTATAAATCATTATCTGAGAacgagaaaaaaattatcataaatGAACCAAAGGAAAAATTGCAAAATCTTTTAGGAGGAATGGTTCATGTTttacaaaacaaaaatatagatgATGATCAATCGGGTAGATCATCTATACcattatatgataaagaattagttgatgataaaaatcatttaaatgataattcttataataataatataaataatgaagttCAATGTGAAAAAAATTGTGGACGAAAAGAAAATGTTTCATCATTTGATGATACGGTTACATTAAAAGATGTTAAACAAAATAGGGAAGATACGGAGGAAACAAAATTgatagaaaatgaaaaaatagataATACAAAAGTAAAAGATGGAATTCATATGACATCATATAACAAGCCATCTAATATTTTGGTAcataattatgatgatattaaaaaggaagcaataaaaaatgaagaaaaaaaagatacaGAACAATCCAAGAAAGAAGAGAAAGATGTAAAACATTATGATTCAgagaatgataataataatttaagtaattatacaaaaattaaggaaaatattgaaaagttttataaatatataaaaaatatattgaatttaactgatataaataatgatatagaaaaaaaggaTATGCAAAggtataatttaaataattatactaATATCAAAGGGAATATGcttttttga